In Callospermophilus lateralis isolate mCalLat2 chromosome 18, mCalLat2.hap1, whole genome shotgun sequence, one DNA window encodes the following:
- the Setd6 gene encoding N-lysine methyltransferase SETD6 isoform X2, whose product MATRTKRSRVAQPGGGGEPDSDPVAGFLSWCGRVGLELSPKVAVSRQGTVAGYGMVTRESVLPGELLFAVPRAALLSPHTCSIRGLLERERDTLQSQSGWVPLLLALLHELQAPASLWSPYFALWPQLDRLEHPMFWPEEERQRLLQGTGVPEAVEKDLANIRSEFYSIVLPFMEAHPDLFGPSVRSLELYHQLVALVMAYSFQEPLEEEEDEKEPNSPLMDYLRMVATRPIPKGQEIFNTYGQMANWQLIHMYGFVEPYPDNTDDTADIQMVTVREAAVRGTKGEAERLRLYERWDFLCKLEMVGEEGAFVIGREEVLTEEELAATLKVLCMPAEEFREFKDRDGWGEDEWEEDRLTVTNIPKLKASWRQLLRDSVLLTLQTYATDLKTEEDVLSNKEAYAKLSWREKQALQVRYGQKMILHQLLELTS is encoded by the exons ATGGCGACCCGGACCAAGCGTTCGCGG GTGGCGCAACCGGGGGGCGGAGGCGAGCCGGACTCCGACCCTGTGGCTGGCTTCCTGAGCTGGTGTGGGCGGGTAGGGCTGGAGCTGAGCCCCAAG GTGGCGGTGAGCCGGCAGGGCACTGTGGCCGGTTACGGCATGGTGACTCGTGAAAGCGTGCTGCCCGGGGAGCTGCTATTCGCGGTGCCGCGGGCAGCGCTCTTGTCGCCACACACCTGCTCGATCCGGGGCTTGCTGGAACGAG AGCGAGACACGTTGCAGAGCCAGTCGGGCTGGGTGCCGCTGCTGCTGGCGCTGCTCCATGAGCTGCAGGCCCCAGCCTCGCTGTGGAGCCCCTACTTTGCGCTGTGGCCCCAGCTGGACCGCTTGGAGCATCCCATGTTTTG GCCAGAAGAGGAGCGCCAGCGCCTGCTGCAAGGCACAGGTGTCCCGGAGGCAGTGGAGAAGGATTTGGCCAACATTCGCAGCGAGTTCTATTCCATCGTGCTTCCCTTCATGGAAGCCCATCCGGATCTCTTTGGCCCCAGCGTTCGCTCCCTGGAACTCTACCACCAGCTAGTGGCCCTTGTGATGGCCTACAG CTTTCAAGAACCACTGGAGGAAGAGGAAGACGAAAAGGAGCCGAATTCCCCTTTGATG GATTATCTTCGGATGGTGGCTACCCGGCCCATTCCTAAAGGCCAGGAGATTTTCAACACTTATGGACAAATGGCTAATTGGCAACTTATTCACATGTATGGTTTTGTTGAACCATATCCTGACAACACGGATGACACAGCAGACATTCAAATGGTGACTGTCCGTGAAGCTGCAGTACGGG GAACAAAAGGTGAAGCTGAAAGGCTCCGACTATATGAGCGCTGGGATTTCTTATGCAAACTGGAGATGGTAGGGGAAGAGGGTGCATTTGTGATTGGTCGTGAGGAGGTGCTAACTGAAGAGGAACTGGCCGCCACACTCAAG GTCCTGTGCATGCCTGCTGAGGAGTTCAGAGAGTTTAAAGACCGAGATGGATGGGGAGAAGATGAATGGGAAGAGGACAGACTAACAGTCACAAATATCCCCAAGCTCAAAGCATCATGGAGACAGCTTCTACGAGACAGTGTTCTTTTGACTCTGCAGACCTATGCCACAGACTTAAAAACTGAGGAGGATGTACTCAGTAATAAGGAGGCCTATGCAAAACTCAGCTGGAGGGAAAAGCAGGCCTTACAGGTTAGGTATGGTCAGAAGATGATCTTACATCAGTTACTGGAACTGACAAGTTAG
- the Setd6 gene encoding N-lysine methyltransferase SETD6 isoform X1, with product MATRTKRSRVAQPGGGGEPDSDPVAGFLSWCGRVGLELSPKVAVSRQGTVAGYGMVTRESVLPGELLFAVPRAALLSPHTCSIRGLLERERDTLQSQSGWVPLLLALLHELQAPASLWSPYFALWPQLDRLEHPMFWPEEERQRLLQGTGVPEAVEKDLANIRSEFYSIVLPFMEAHPDLFGPSVRSLELYHQLVALVMAYSFQEPLEEEEDEKEPNSPLMVPAADILNHLANHNANLEYSADYLRMVATRPIPKGQEIFNTYGQMANWQLIHMYGFVEPYPDNTDDTADIQMVTVREAAVRGTKGEAERLRLYERWDFLCKLEMVGEEGAFVIGREEVLTEEELAATLKVLCMPAEEFREFKDRDGWGEDEWEEDRLTVTNIPKLKASWRQLLRDSVLLTLQTYATDLKTEEDVLSNKEAYAKLSWREKQALQVRYGQKMILHQLLELTS from the exons ATGGCGACCCGGACCAAGCGTTCGCGG GTGGCGCAACCGGGGGGCGGAGGCGAGCCGGACTCCGACCCTGTGGCTGGCTTCCTGAGCTGGTGTGGGCGGGTAGGGCTGGAGCTGAGCCCCAAG GTGGCGGTGAGCCGGCAGGGCACTGTGGCCGGTTACGGCATGGTGACTCGTGAAAGCGTGCTGCCCGGGGAGCTGCTATTCGCGGTGCCGCGGGCAGCGCTCTTGTCGCCACACACCTGCTCGATCCGGGGCTTGCTGGAACGAG AGCGAGACACGTTGCAGAGCCAGTCGGGCTGGGTGCCGCTGCTGCTGGCGCTGCTCCATGAGCTGCAGGCCCCAGCCTCGCTGTGGAGCCCCTACTTTGCGCTGTGGCCCCAGCTGGACCGCTTGGAGCATCCCATGTTTTG GCCAGAAGAGGAGCGCCAGCGCCTGCTGCAAGGCACAGGTGTCCCGGAGGCAGTGGAGAAGGATTTGGCCAACATTCGCAGCGAGTTCTATTCCATCGTGCTTCCCTTCATGGAAGCCCATCCGGATCTCTTTGGCCCCAGCGTTCGCTCCCTGGAACTCTACCACCAGCTAGTGGCCCTTGTGATGGCCTACAG CTTTCAAGAACCACTGGAGGAAGAGGAAGACGAAAAGGAGCCGAATTCCCCTTTGATGGTGCCTGCTGCAGACATACTAAACCACTTAGCCAATCACAATGCCAATCTAGAATACTCTGCA GATTATCTTCGGATGGTGGCTACCCGGCCCATTCCTAAAGGCCAGGAGATTTTCAACACTTATGGACAAATGGCTAATTGGCAACTTATTCACATGTATGGTTTTGTTGAACCATATCCTGACAACACGGATGACACAGCAGACATTCAAATGGTGACTGTCCGTGAAGCTGCAGTACGGG GAACAAAAGGTGAAGCTGAAAGGCTCCGACTATATGAGCGCTGGGATTTCTTATGCAAACTGGAGATGGTAGGGGAAGAGGGTGCATTTGTGATTGGTCGTGAGGAGGTGCTAACTGAAGAGGAACTGGCCGCCACACTCAAG GTCCTGTGCATGCCTGCTGAGGAGTTCAGAGAGTTTAAAGACCGAGATGGATGGGGAGAAGATGAATGGGAAGAGGACAGACTAACAGTCACAAATATCCCCAAGCTCAAAGCATCATGGAGACAGCTTCTACGAGACAGTGTTCTTTTGACTCTGCAGACCTATGCCACAGACTTAAAAACTGAGGAGGATGTACTCAGTAATAAGGAGGCCTATGCAAAACTCAGCTGGAGGGAAAAGCAGGCCTTACAGGTTAGGTATGGTCAGAAGATGATCTTACATCAGTTACTGGAACTGACAAGTTAG
- the Setd6 gene encoding N-lysine methyltransferase SETD6 isoform X3, with the protein MATRTKRSRVAVSRQGTVAGYGMVTRESVLPGELLFAVPRAALLSPHTCSIRGLLERERDTLQSQSGWVPLLLALLHELQAPASLWSPYFALWPQLDRLEHPMFWPEEERQRLLQGTGVPEAVEKDLANIRSEFYSIVLPFMEAHPDLFGPSVRSLELYHQLVALVMAYSFQEPLEEEEDEKEPNSPLMVPAADILNHLANHNANLEYSADYLRMVATRPIPKGQEIFNTYGQMANWQLIHMYGFVEPYPDNTDDTADIQMVTVREAAVRGTKGEAERLRLYERWDFLCKLEMVGEEGAFVIGREEVLTEEELAATLKVLCMPAEEFREFKDRDGWGEDEWEEDRLTVTNIPKLKASWRQLLRDSVLLTLQTYATDLKTEEDVLSNKEAYAKLSWREKQALQVRYGQKMILHQLLELTS; encoded by the exons ATGGCGACCCGGACCAAGCGTTCGCGG GTGGCGGTGAGCCGGCAGGGCACTGTGGCCGGTTACGGCATGGTGACTCGTGAAAGCGTGCTGCCCGGGGAGCTGCTATTCGCGGTGCCGCGGGCAGCGCTCTTGTCGCCACACACCTGCTCGATCCGGGGCTTGCTGGAACGAG AGCGAGACACGTTGCAGAGCCAGTCGGGCTGGGTGCCGCTGCTGCTGGCGCTGCTCCATGAGCTGCAGGCCCCAGCCTCGCTGTGGAGCCCCTACTTTGCGCTGTGGCCCCAGCTGGACCGCTTGGAGCATCCCATGTTTTG GCCAGAAGAGGAGCGCCAGCGCCTGCTGCAAGGCACAGGTGTCCCGGAGGCAGTGGAGAAGGATTTGGCCAACATTCGCAGCGAGTTCTATTCCATCGTGCTTCCCTTCATGGAAGCCCATCCGGATCTCTTTGGCCCCAGCGTTCGCTCCCTGGAACTCTACCACCAGCTAGTGGCCCTTGTGATGGCCTACAG CTTTCAAGAACCACTGGAGGAAGAGGAAGACGAAAAGGAGCCGAATTCCCCTTTGATGGTGCCTGCTGCAGACATACTAAACCACTTAGCCAATCACAATGCCAATCTAGAATACTCTGCA GATTATCTTCGGATGGTGGCTACCCGGCCCATTCCTAAAGGCCAGGAGATTTTCAACACTTATGGACAAATGGCTAATTGGCAACTTATTCACATGTATGGTTTTGTTGAACCATATCCTGACAACACGGATGACACAGCAGACATTCAAATGGTGACTGTCCGTGAAGCTGCAGTACGGG GAACAAAAGGTGAAGCTGAAAGGCTCCGACTATATGAGCGCTGGGATTTCTTATGCAAACTGGAGATGGTAGGGGAAGAGGGTGCATTTGTGATTGGTCGTGAGGAGGTGCTAACTGAAGAGGAACTGGCCGCCACACTCAAG GTCCTGTGCATGCCTGCTGAGGAGTTCAGAGAGTTTAAAGACCGAGATGGATGGGGAGAAGATGAATGGGAAGAGGACAGACTAACAGTCACAAATATCCCCAAGCTCAAAGCATCATGGAGACAGCTTCTACGAGACAGTGTTCTTTTGACTCTGCAGACCTATGCCACAGACTTAAAAACTGAGGAGGATGTACTCAGTAATAAGGAGGCCTATGCAAAACTCAGCTGGAGGGAAAAGCAGGCCTTACAGGTTAGGTATGGTCAGAAGATGATCTTACATCAGTTACTGGAACTGACAAGTTAG